Proteins from one Trichocoleus desertorum ATA4-8-CV12 genomic window:
- a CDS encoding lytic transglycosylase domain-containing protein, protein MLKQWTSSRSLTAVTALIVRGLLVGGLALPVVVPAAQASTYDFQVEPASTLPAQVVALRRAIIGQESGANFRAVNRHSGALGYGQVMPANVPSWTKEALGHSISASEFLNSPELQLQVIDFKLNQYWQAALVASNGDEAIAVRRVASHWYSGKPYRYNYTTASYYGGHRYPSVAEYTLAILQRYEQQKGLLGLTQLGYSSW, encoded by the coding sequence TTGCTAAAACAGTGGACAAGTTCGCGCTCCCTCACAGCCGTAACTGCTCTGATTGTTCGAGGCTTATTGGTGGGAGGGCTAGCTTTGCCAGTGGTGGTTCCGGCTGCTCAGGCAAGTACTTACGATTTCCAAGTAGAACCAGCCTCAACGCTCCCTGCTCAGGTGGTTGCTTTGCGCCGCGCCATTATTGGACAAGAAAGTGGAGCTAATTTTCGCGCTGTGAACCGCCATTCTGGAGCGTTGGGCTATGGTCAGGTTATGCCTGCTAATGTCCCTAGCTGGACGAAAGAAGCTCTGGGGCACTCCATTAGCGCCTCCGAATTTCTCAACAGCCCCGAACTGCAACTACAAGTGATTGACTTCAAACTCAATCAATACTGGCAAGCCGCTTTGGTTGCTAGCAACGGAGATGAAGCGATCGCCGTTCGTCGGGTGGCTTCTCATTGGTACAGTGGCAAGCCTTACCGCTATAACTACACGACAGCCAGCTATTATGGTGGGCATCGCTACCCCAGTGTTGCCGAGTATACGCTAGCCATTTTGCAGCGCTATGAACAACAAAAAGGCTTGTTAGGACTGACTCAACTGGGCTACAGCTCCTGGTAA
- a CDS encoding SGNH/GDSL hydrolase family protein, with the protein MKSVLTGIAGVAIAVGSLALVSQPSTAATLSFNQVYFFGDSLSDPGNAYRASGGLVPPSPPYAQRFSNGPVWAEYLAGQLGLSPLPSTQLSAQNPPIQGANFAFGGATSGTANTVFPLFPALQQQIAQFLSLPLPANPNALFVLWAGANDYLPTQSAFQPFNDPNPSVTNLTTAVTALEGAGARSILVLNLPDLGTLPLTRTTPDAQRLNNLSQAHNNLLFQEIGNLERSPGFDANIIPLDVNALFQQVISQPSQFGFTNVTEPCFNQQPFSICSNPNEYLFWDSIHPTTAAHQAISNLALTTLRSSDEDPASVPEPTATLGLLALAGLGISQVKRRGLINRAANKAEGAETHTHLE; encoded by the coding sequence ATGAAATCAGTATTGACAGGAATTGCTGGAGTGGCGATCGCGGTTGGCAGCTTGGCTTTGGTCAGCCAGCCTAGCACCGCAGCCACCCTAAGCTTTAACCAAGTCTATTTTTTTGGCGACAGTCTGAGCGATCCTGGTAACGCCTATAGAGCATCAGGGGGTTTAGTTCCTCCTAGTCCTCCCTATGCCCAGCGATTTAGCAATGGCCCTGTTTGGGCGGAATACTTAGCAGGTCAACTGGGTCTCAGCCCCTTACCTAGCACTCAGCTTTCAGCTCAAAATCCACCGATTCAAGGAGCCAATTTTGCCTTTGGGGGTGCCACCTCAGGCACAGCCAATACCGTATTTCCCCTTTTCCCAGCACTGCAACAACAAATTGCTCAGTTCCTGAGCTTACCGCTTCCTGCGAATCCAAACGCCCTTTTTGTACTCTGGGCAGGAGCCAATGACTACCTACCCACGCAAAGCGCTTTTCAGCCCTTCAACGACCCTAACCCTTCGGTTACCAACCTCACAACGGCAGTGACTGCCCTTGAAGGGGCTGGGGCGCGAAGTATTTTAGTGCTGAACTTGCCAGATTTAGGCACTTTACCTTTAACCCGTACCACTCCCGATGCTCAGAGGCTGAACAACTTATCTCAAGCTCACAATAATCTTCTCTTTCAGGAAATTGGAAATTTAGAGCGCTCGCCTGGTTTTGATGCCAATATCATTCCGCTTGACGTCAATGCTTTGTTTCAACAAGTCATTAGCCAACCGTCGCAGTTTGGCTTTACCAACGTCACCGAACCCTGCTTTAATCAACAACCCTTTAGCATCTGTAGTAATCCCAACGAGTATTTGTTTTGGGATAGCATTCATCCCACCACAGCCGCTCACCAGGCTATTAGCAATTTGGCCTTGACAACACTTCGCTCTAGCGATGAAGATCCCGCTTCTGTACCCGAACCTACTGCTACTTTGGGCTTACTAGCCTTAGCAGGTTTAGGCATCAGCCAAGTGAAGCGGCGTGGCCTAATCAATAGGGCTGCTAATAAGGCTGAAGGGGCTGAAACGCATACACATCTTGAATAA
- a CDS encoding helix-turn-helix domain-containing protein, with amino-acid sequence MNQEIKVQASSGNVFADLGLENSDELLVKAELARKISSIITKQEMTQAEAAELLKIDQPKVSALMNGKLSGFSTVRLFRFLNALGQDVEVVVKTKPKSHLQARTRVVTS; translated from the coding sequence ATGAATCAAGAAATTAAAGTACAAGCAAGTAGTGGCAATGTCTTTGCCGACTTAGGGTTGGAGAACTCGGATGAATTGCTGGTGAAAGCAGAGCTCGCTCGTAAGATCAGCAGCATTATTACCAAGCAAGAAATGACCCAGGCTGAAGCAGCAGAGCTTTTGAAGATTGACCAACCAAAAGTGTCTGCCCTAATGAATGGAAAGTTATCAGGGTTTTCGACGGTACGACTATTCCGCTTCTTAAACGCTTTGGGTCAAGATGTGGAGGTTGTAGTAAAAACTAAACCTAAATCTCACTTGCAGGCTAGAACGCGGGTTGTTACTTCATAA
- a CDS encoding creatininase family protein: protein MHSFIPPERFFPYLTWTEIQAMPDKANVVLVQPLGAIEQHGPHLPLIVDAAIGVAVLGKALHQLEASIPAYALPPLYYGKSNEHWHFPGTITLSAQTLLATLSEIAESVYRAGFRKLVLMNSHGGQPQVLEIVARDLHVKYEDFSIFPLFTWQAPHIAKELLSPKELAWGIHAGDAETSLMLAILPNQIRMERAIAEYPSEQPEGSLLSMEGKLPFAWATRDMSQSGVIGDPTTATAEKGDRLLESLAAGWAQVIQDVYAFQPLQPY from the coding sequence ATGCATAGCTTTATTCCCCCGGAGCGGTTTTTTCCTTACCTTACCTGGACTGAAATTCAAGCCATGCCAGATAAGGCCAATGTAGTGCTAGTTCAGCCACTAGGGGCGATCGAGCAACATGGGCCACATTTACCGCTGATTGTCGATGCCGCGATCGGGGTGGCTGTTTTGGGCAAAGCCTTGCATCAACTAGAGGCTAGCATTCCTGCCTATGCCTTACCGCCGCTGTACTATGGCAAGTCAAATGAGCACTGGCACTTTCCGGGTACGATTACGCTCAGTGCCCAAACGTTGCTGGCAACTCTAAGCGAAATTGCTGAGAGCGTCTACAGAGCTGGATTCCGCAAGTTGGTGCTGATGAACTCTCACGGTGGACAGCCACAAGTGCTAGAAATTGTTGCGCGGGATTTGCACGTTAAGTACGAAGATTTCAGCATTTTCCCTTTGTTTACCTGGCAAGCACCCCACATTGCCAAAGAACTCCTCAGTCCCAAAGAACTGGCATGGGGCATTCATGCGGGAGATGCAGAAACTAGCCTGATGCTGGCTATTTTGCCAAACCAAATCCGGATGGAACGGGCGATCGCCGAGTATCCCTCAGAGCAACCTGAAGGTAGCCTCTTGAGTATGGAAGGCAAACTACCTTTTGCTTGGGCCACGCGAGACATGAGCCAAAGTGGAGTAATCGGTGACCCAACGACTGCCACCGCAGAGAAGGGCGATCGCCTCCTAGAGTCGCTAGCAGCAGGTTGGGCGCAAGTTATTCAAGATGTGTATGCGTTTCAGCCCCTTCAGCCTTATTAG
- a CDS encoding tetratricopeptide repeat protein, with amino-acid sequence MTSSSIQAFDQPFETADLTTTQSTSEQVEGRTLAEKLGTDPVKTTVAAAVSAGVAGAAIGRLFAGRVGATIGAVVGTIAGATISNDDSPTTTQAIEGAVSTVKDASEQVKTSATRLADSAQQVVHSSQVKLADTAQTAKQQVQASQAQLSSAARKAAENLRHQQLQPQQAANGSHRFSLEQNYELSAEMHYQIGVALGRQGKLDKAIEEFQEALDLAPDSAETHYNLGIAFSKQGDVDQGLEYLQQANELCLAHGNPKGAKLIKRAIKRIDQTLVLD; translated from the coding sequence ATGACTAGCAGTAGCATCCAGGCTTTCGACCAACCCTTTGAGACTGCTGATCTCACCACAACTCAGTCCACCTCAGAGCAGGTAGAAGGCCGTACTCTAGCGGAGAAACTGGGAACTGATCCCGTCAAAACCACCGTTGCGGCTGCTGTGAGTGCAGGCGTAGCAGGTGCAGCGATCGGGCGTTTGTTTGCGGGTCGGGTCGGAGCCACGATTGGGGCTGTGGTTGGGACCATTGCTGGGGCGACTATTAGCAATGACGACAGTCCGACAACTACTCAAGCCATTGAAGGAGCAGTTAGCACTGTTAAGGATGCTTCTGAGCAAGTCAAGACTTCTGCCACTCGCCTTGCTGACTCTGCCCAGCAGGTGGTTCATTCATCTCAAGTGAAGCTAGCCGACACGGCTCAGACCGCCAAACAGCAAGTCCAAGCCTCTCAAGCTCAACTGAGCAGCGCTGCTAGAAAAGCCGCCGAGAACTTACGCCATCAGCAACTGCAACCTCAACAGGCAGCTAATGGCTCTCACCGCTTTAGTTTGGAGCAAAACTACGAACTGTCGGCTGAGATGCATTATCAGATTGGTGTAGCTCTAGGCCGACAAGGAAAACTAGATAAGGCGATCGAGGAGTTTCAAGAAGCGCTTGATCTCGCTCCTGACTCTGCCGAAACTCATTACAACTTAGGCATTGCTTTTAGTAAGCAAGGCGATGTAGATCAAGGTTTGGAATACTTACAACAAGCCAATGAGCTGTGCTTAGCCCATGGCAATCCTAAAGGAGCCAAGCTAATTAAGCGAGCCATTAAGAGGATAGACCAGACGCTGGTGCTTGATTAG
- a CDS encoding DUF72 domain-containing protein — translation MNFFLGCAVWAYKDWVGDLFPPKSRPADFLQLYSRRFTTVEGNTTFYSVPDAETVARWAAETPPGFEFCLKLPRDITHQGLLEPQIPAALGFLEHMQGLGDRLGPMFVQLPPSYNPAWIDDLTAFLQAWPRETAPLALEVRHLDWFKATHAIKLTELLENLGVGRVLLDTRAVYNGPDDPQLNSERRKPKLPLQPSVTAPFSLVRFINHPERDVNQEYWAEWVTHVEQWLHQGTRVYFFMHCPQEARSPGHARAFQHLLEQQGVPIPALPWDSFDQPPAQLSLF, via the coding sequence ATGAACTTTTTTCTAGGCTGTGCCGTTTGGGCTTACAAAGATTGGGTGGGAGATTTATTTCCCCCGAAGAGTCGTCCTGCTGATTTCCTGCAACTCTACAGTCGTCGCTTTACTACGGTGGAAGGCAACACCACGTTTTACTCGGTTCCTGATGCAGAAACGGTGGCGCGATGGGCAGCAGAAACACCTCCTGGCTTTGAGTTTTGCCTCAAGTTACCGCGCGATATTACCCATCAAGGATTACTAGAGCCGCAAATTCCCGCCGCTTTGGGATTTCTAGAACACATGCAAGGGTTGGGCGATCGCTTGGGGCCGATGTTTGTGCAGTTGCCGCCCAGCTACAATCCTGCTTGGATCGATGATCTCACCGCTTTTCTCCAGGCATGGCCGCGCGAAACAGCGCCTCTAGCTTTAGAAGTGCGCCACCTAGATTGGTTTAAGGCCACTCATGCCATCAAACTCACTGAGCTTCTAGAAAACTTGGGGGTAGGACGAGTTTTGCTCGACACTCGCGCGGTTTACAATGGCCCGGACGACCCGCAGTTAAATTCAGAGCGACGCAAACCTAAGCTGCCGCTGCAACCCAGTGTCACGGCTCCGTTTAGTTTGGTTCGCTTCATCAATCATCCAGAGCGAGACGTGAATCAGGAATATTGGGCGGAGTGGGTGACTCATGTAGAGCAATGGCTGCATCAAGGCACTCGCGTTTACTTCTTTATGCACTGCCCCCAAGAAGCGCGATCGCCCGGTCATGCCCGCGCTTTTCAACACCTGCTGGAACAACAAGGTGTACCCATCCCTGCCTTACCGTGGGATAGTTTCGATCAGCCTCCCGCTCAGCTCAGCTTGTTTTAA
- a CDS encoding TIGR04168 family protein produces the protein MSSQSDRNQTIKIAVIGDVHDAWEAEDGQALKHLGVDLAFFVGDFGNESVEVVRAIAAVEVPKAAIMGNHDAWYSASDWGRKKCPYDRTKEDWVQDQLDLLGETHVGYSKLDFPVFNLTVVGSRPFSWGGSSWKNEQFYRERYEVTSFQESTAKILEAVQSTTHETVIFLGHCGPTGLGDRPEDPCGRDWMPIGGDYGDPDFAAAIAQTHLLNKTVPLVAFGHMHHNLRHTRDRLRTSVYEDARGTVYLNAANVPRIKAVEGDRLRNFSLVSLQAGVVEQASLVWVNQAFEVVSEQLMYRKTNAVAEAV, from the coding sequence ATGAGCAGTCAGAGCGATCGCAATCAAACCATCAAAATTGCTGTTATTGGTGATGTCCACGATGCTTGGGAAGCCGAAGATGGGCAAGCCCTGAAACATTTAGGCGTGGATTTAGCGTTCTTTGTGGGCGACTTTGGCAACGAATCCGTAGAAGTGGTCCGGGCGATCGCTGCTGTAGAGGTGCCTAAAGCCGCCATCATGGGCAACCACGACGCTTGGTATAGTGCCTCTGACTGGGGCAGAAAAAAATGTCCCTACGATCGCACTAAAGAAGACTGGGTGCAAGACCAATTAGATTTGCTCGGTGAAACCCACGTCGGCTACAGCAAGCTCGACTTTCCCGTTTTTAACTTAACCGTTGTGGGCAGTCGCCCGTTTAGCTGGGGTGGCTCCTCTTGGAAGAACGAACAATTTTACCGAGAACGTTACGAAGTGACAAGTTTCCAAGAATCGACCGCCAAAATCTTAGAAGCAGTTCAAAGTACGACTCACGAAACCGTGATCTTTTTAGGTCACTGCGGCCCTACTGGACTCGGCGATCGCCCAGAAGACCCTTGTGGCCGAGATTGGATGCCCATCGGCGGAGATTATGGTGATCCTGACTTTGCTGCTGCGATCGCGCAAACTCATCTCCTCAACAAAACAGTGCCACTAGTCGCTTTTGGGCACATGCACCACAACCTCCGCCACACCAGAGATCGCTTAAGAACTTCTGTCTATGAAGACGCGAGAGGTACCGTTTATCTCAATGCCGCCAATGTGCCTCGAATTAAGGCAGTTGAGGGCGATCGCTTACGCAATTTCTCTTTGGTTTCTCTCCAAGCTGGGGTAGTGGAGCAAGCGTCTTTGGTTTGGGTAAATCAAGCGTTTGAGGTAGTTTCAGAGCAATTGATGTACCGCAAAACCAATGCTGTGGCCGAAGCAGTGTAG
- the cobA gene encoding uroporphyrinogen-III C-methyltransferase, protein MIEQPGKVYLVGSGPGDVAYLTVRGYQLLTQAEVLVYDALAEEELLQFVPETCLKLNVGKRGGQPSTPQTEIDRLLVEYCLQGKQVVRLKSGDPFIFGRSTSEIQALVAANCVFEVVPGISSAIAAPLFAGIPLTDPVLSSCFAVATAHDLDALNWAALAQIETLTLLMGGRNLAEIVTRLQQQGRSPDTPIAIVRWAGRPQQQVWVGTLATIVAQTAGIALSPCVITIGEVVRLQDYLRSPTNRQNDTQTNPINGLVLNSLLSPGTVVSTPDQALITQLPLTGKTVLVTRSVGQSSEFCDRLQAIGAQVIEMPTLEIGPPSSWQELDQAIAQLHSFDWLVLTSTNAVDYFFERLAAQGKDARALAGVKIAVVGQKTASSLGQRGLKADFTPPDFVADSLVTHFPEASLQGSKILFPRVESGGREVLVKEFSAQGAEVVEVAAYQSACPAAIAPAALNALQHGSVDIITFASSKTVKHFCQLVEAALGHSFLIDELQRICIASIGPQTSKTCLERFGRVEVEAQEYTLPGLTQAIAQWAVERATSQA, encoded by the coding sequence ATGATTGAGCAACCAGGCAAAGTTTATTTGGTGGGTTCTGGGCCAGGAGATGTAGCTTACCTAACGGTGCGCGGATATCAACTGCTCACCCAAGCTGAGGTGTTAGTTTACGATGCCTTGGCCGAGGAGGAGTTGCTGCAATTCGTCCCTGAGACTTGCTTGAAGCTGAACGTGGGCAAACGAGGGGGACAACCAAGCACACCCCAAACTGAGATCGATCGCCTGCTGGTGGAGTATTGCCTCCAAGGAAAACAAGTGGTGCGACTGAAGAGTGGTGATCCGTTTATTTTTGGTCGCTCTACTTCAGAAATTCAGGCTTTGGTGGCAGCTAACTGTGTGTTTGAAGTCGTACCAGGAATTTCTTCTGCGATCGCCGCGCCTTTATTTGCAGGTATTCCCCTCACTGATCCAGTTCTAAGTTCCTGCTTTGCCGTTGCCACCGCTCACGACCTAGATGCACTCAATTGGGCCGCTTTAGCTCAAATCGAAACCCTCACCTTGCTGATGGGCGGCAGAAACTTAGCCGAGATTGTGACGCGGTTGCAGCAACAGGGGCGATCGCCCGATACCCCGATCGCGATTGTGCGTTGGGCAGGACGACCACAACAGCAAGTTTGGGTCGGCACCTTGGCAACCATCGTGGCGCAAACGGCGGGCATCGCTCTCTCGCCTTGCGTGATTACGATTGGTGAAGTTGTACGGCTACAAGACTACCTGCGATCGCCCACCAACAGGCAGAATGATACACAGACAAACCCGATAAACGGGTTGGTTTTGAATTCTCTGTTATCCCCTGGAACTGTGGTTAGCACTCCTGATCAAGCCTTAATAACTCAATTGCCCCTCACGGGTAAAACTGTCCTAGTGACTCGCTCGGTCGGTCAGTCGAGTGAGTTTTGCGATCGCTTGCAAGCCATTGGTGCTCAAGTGATTGAAATGCCCACTTTAGAGATTGGCCCGCCGTCCAGTTGGCAAGAGTTGGATCAGGCGATCGCGCAGCTTCACAGCTTTGACTGGTTAGTCCTCACCTCAACCAATGCTGTGGATTACTTTTTTGAACGTCTAGCCGCTCAAGGCAAGGATGCGCGAGCCTTGGCAGGCGTTAAAATTGCCGTGGTAGGACAAAAAACCGCTAGCAGTTTAGGACAGCGTGGCCTTAAAGCAGATTTCACCCCACCCGATTTTGTTGCAGATTCCTTAGTGACCCATTTCCCTGAAGCTAGCTTGCAAGGTAGCAAAATTCTGTTTCCCAGAGTTGAGAGTGGGGGTCGAGAAGTGCTGGTGAAAGAGTTCAGCGCTCAAGGTGCAGAAGTGGTTGAAGTGGCTGCCTACCAATCTGCTTGCCCTGCCGCGATCGCCCCTGCTGCCCTCAATGCTCTACAACACGGCTCCGTGGATATCATCACCTTTGCTAGCTCCAAAACCGTGAAGCATTTCTGCCAGCTTGTCGAAGCAGCCCTGGGACATTCGTTTCTGATTGATGAACTTCAACGAATTTGCATTGCTTCTATCGGCCCCCAGACCTCCAAAACCTGTCTTGAGCGTTTTGGAAGAGTCGAGGTCGAAGCACAAGAATATACTCTGCCAGGGCTGACCCAGGCGATCGCTCAGTGGGCTGTAGAGCGGGCCACATCACAAGCCTAA
- a CDS encoding type II toxin-antitoxin system RelE/ParE family toxin produces the protein MSSNLKPVEWVGSSLEDLKDFPEEVQQVVGYALYLAQCGEKHPFAKPLKGFKGAGVLEVVDDFDGDTYRAVYTIKFVDVVYVLHAFQKKSKQGIATPKQDIKLIEARLKRAKEHHSQNYKKQQGK, from the coding sequence ATGAGTTCAAATTTGAAACCAGTTGAATGGGTTGGAAGCTCCCTTGAGGATCTGAAAGATTTTCCAGAGGAAGTTCAGCAGGTTGTTGGATATGCTCTGTACTTGGCTCAATGCGGTGAGAAGCATCCCTTTGCTAAACCACTCAAAGGATTTAAGGGTGCTGGGGTGCTTGAAGTAGTGGACGACTTTGATGGAGACACTTATCGAGCTGTTTACACCATAAAATTTGTCGATGTCGTTTATGTCTTGCACGCTTTTCAGAAGAAATCAAAGCAAGGGATTGCTACACCCAAACAAGACATTAAGTTGATTGAGGCAAGGCTTAAGCGAGCCAAGGAACACCACTCTCAAAACTACAAAAAGCAGCAGGGAAAATAA
- a CDS encoding ankyrin repeat domain-containing protein, producing MATAAIATVPNPYQWALLSKLSIQPHPSLCQDATAMRRYLNSGGNPNAMTRGGDVQVKRKDGMTPLAIAAQFQDAKGDKIKLLLTQGADVNAKDNQGKTVLHYLASAYAIEKRKAFELLLAAGAEINP from the coding sequence TTGGCAACTGCTGCGATCGCCACTGTGCCCAATCCTTATCAATGGGCACTTTTAAGCAAGCTCAGCATCCAACCCCACCCTAGTCTTTGCCAAGATGCCACCGCCATGAGGCGTTACCTCAACAGTGGTGGTAATCCTAATGCGATGACAAGAGGAGGTGATGTGCAAGTCAAACGTAAGGATGGCATGACTCCTTTAGCGATCGCGGCTCAATTCCAGGACGCCAAAGGAGACAAGATCAAACTATTGTTGACGCAAGGCGCGGATGTGAACGCCAAGGATAACCAGGGCAAAACCGTACTGCACTATTTAGCGTCTGCCTATGCGATTGAAAAAAGAAAAGCTTTTGAGCTGCTATTAGCCGCAGGAGCCGAAATTAACCCCTAG